Proteins found in one Acidobacteriota bacterium genomic segment:
- a CDS encoding error-prone DNA polymerase → MDGRGDGKHGGPPGRDMLGPLVGQGPGKAYVGPGAHKEKLRRRDYTRPVASLRRARAYAELRAASAFSFLNGASLPEDLADTAAALDLPAMALIDTNGLSGAPRFWKAAKQAGIKALVGAEVVLERGPKRDGRFSLKGKRGNARAPADAPRSSESPPQPFEEIPNRRDDLLLPGPLGLVPPPLPPGVSLPRLTLLVENQKGYRNLCSLLTAAAAGKPKGQAAAAWEEIAAHAEGLHVLTGGEESAVTRALVSGGLETAGRELDRLTSLFPGRVHVELQRHHLRGEEHQNRALLDLARARRLPVLATNGVRYAQRRDKDLFDALTCIRHHTHLDAAGTKLHAGRERHLKSAADMQALFADLPGVLEESAALASRLSFTLADLGYRFPEYPIPPGETPSSHLRRVTWEGARGRFRPLTTKAQAQLTKELNLIEKLDLAGYFLIVWDIVNFCKREKILVQGRGSAANSAVCYALSITAVDPVRMELLFERFLSEERGEWPDIDLDLPSGDQREKVIQHVYKTYGAHGAAMTANVITYRDRSAAREMAKAAGFAPDQVDTLAKHLGRYSFGEYRDGQRDLSAEMAAAGFDPGEARVKHFGSLFMRVQNLPRHLGQHSGGMVVAMGRLSEVVPLEPAAMEGRVVIQWDKDDCADLGIVKVDLLGLGMLGAIEKTIPMIEAHEGEKVDLAHIPHDDPAVYAMLQKADTIGLFQVESRAQMASLPRHMPMVFYDIVVQVAIIRPGPIVGGMVHPFFDRRQGKAPVEYPHPCLEPILKRTLGVPLFQEQLLKIAMVAAGFTGGEAEELRRAMGFKRSEERMGAIEDRLRSGMDRNGITGPAQDQIVKSITSFALYGFPESHAASFALIAYASAWLKAHHPAAFTACLLNAWPMGFYHPATIVKDIQRKGVTVLPIDVNFSGWECDLEKEREEEDFLEGKEGLLAIRLGMRFIKGLKQITGESIRRERANAPFRDVADFQRRCRLRPDETTLIAYSGALSSLGISRRTALWQVAEVSRPLGTLYEALPLSSSSRNSPLPEMSAVEETTADYRATDMTAGPHLIEHLRPLLSSRSILSAAELRNARAGDRVKAAGAVIVRQRPGTAKGFVFLSLEDESGIVQAIVRPDLFKENRALIVGSAGLVVEGPLQKEGGNVSIRAERFWPLPALPDVPSHDFR, encoded by the coding sequence ATGGACGGGCGCGGGGACGGGAAGCACGGCGGGCCGCCGGGGCGCGACATGCTCGGCCCGCTGGTGGGCCAGGGCCCTGGAAAGGCGTACGTCGGCCCCGGAGCGCACAAGGAAAAGCTCCGCAGGCGCGACTACACGCGCCCCGTGGCGAGCCTGCGGCGCGCACGAGCGTACGCCGAGCTGCGCGCGGCGTCGGCGTTCTCGTTCCTGAACGGCGCCTCGCTGCCGGAGGACCTCGCGGACACCGCCGCCGCCCTCGACCTCCCCGCGATGGCGCTCATCGACACGAACGGCCTCTCCGGCGCCCCGCGCTTCTGGAAGGCGGCGAAGCAGGCTGGCATCAAGGCGCTCGTCGGGGCGGAAGTCGTGCTGGAGAGAGGTCCGAAGAGAGACGGAAGATTTTCTTTGAAGGGGAAGAGGGGAAATGCGCGCGCCCCCGCCGATGCGCCGCGAAGCAGCGAATCGCCCCCTCAACCATTCGAAGAAATCCCCAATCGCCGTGACGACCTGCTTCTGCCCGGCCCGTTGGGTCTCGTCCCTCCCCCTCTTCCTCCAGGAGTCTCTCTTCCCCGCCTCACGCTCCTCGTCGAGAACCAGAAGGGCTACCGGAACCTCTGCTCCCTTCTCACCGCGGCTGCGGCGGGCAAGCCGAAGGGGCAGGCGGCGGCCGCGTGGGAGGAGATCGCCGCGCACGCCGAGGGGCTGCACGTCCTGACGGGCGGCGAGGAGAGCGCCGTGACACGCGCCCTCGTCTCGGGCGGCCTCGAGACGGCCGGCCGGGAGCTGGACCGCCTCACGTCGCTTTTCCCGGGGCGCGTCCACGTCGAGCTGCAGCGCCACCACCTCCGCGGCGAGGAGCACCAGAACCGCGCGCTCCTCGACCTCGCGCGCGCGCGGCGGCTGCCCGTCCTCGCGACGAACGGCGTCCGCTACGCGCAGCGGCGCGACAAGGACCTCTTCGACGCGCTCACGTGCATCCGCCATCACACGCACCTCGACGCGGCCGGGACGAAGCTCCACGCCGGGCGCGAGCGCCACCTGAAGTCCGCCGCCGACATGCAGGCGCTCTTCGCCGACCTGCCGGGCGTCCTCGAGGAGAGCGCGGCGCTCGCGTCGCGCCTGTCGTTCACGCTCGCGGACCTCGGCTACCGCTTCCCCGAATACCCGATCCCGCCGGGCGAGACCCCGTCGTCGCACCTCCGGCGTGTCACGTGGGAGGGCGCGCGCGGGCGCTTCCGGCCGCTCACGACGAAGGCCCAGGCGCAGCTCACGAAGGAGCTGAACCTCATCGAGAAGCTCGACCTCGCGGGCTACTTCCTCATCGTCTGGGACATCGTGAACTTCTGCAAGCGCGAGAAGATCCTCGTGCAGGGGCGCGGCTCGGCCGCGAACAGCGCCGTCTGCTACGCGCTCTCGATCACGGCCGTCGACCCCGTCCGGATGGAGCTCCTCTTCGAGCGCTTCCTCTCGGAAGAGCGCGGCGAATGGCCCGACATCGACCTCGACCTCCCCTCGGGGGACCAGCGGGAGAAGGTCATCCAGCACGTGTACAAAACGTACGGCGCGCACGGGGCCGCGATGACGGCAAACGTCATCACGTACCGCGACCGCTCGGCCGCGCGCGAGATGGCCAAGGCCGCCGGCTTCGCGCCGGACCAGGTCGACACGCTCGCCAAGCACCTCGGGCGCTACAGCTTCGGCGAGTACCGCGACGGGCAGCGCGACCTCTCGGCCGAGATGGCCGCCGCCGGCTTCGACCCCGGGGAAGCGCGCGTGAAGCACTTCGGGTCGCTCTTCATGCGCGTCCAGAACCTCCCGCGACACCTCGGGCAGCACTCGGGCGGGATGGTCGTGGCGATGGGCAGGCTCTCCGAGGTCGTGCCGCTCGAGCCCGCCGCGATGGAGGGACGCGTCGTCATCCAGTGGGACAAGGACGACTGCGCGGACCTCGGGATCGTGAAGGTGGACCTCCTCGGCCTCGGGATGCTCGGCGCGATCGAGAAGACGATCCCGATGATCGAGGCGCACGAGGGCGAGAAGGTGGACCTCGCGCACATCCCGCACGACGACCCGGCGGTCTACGCGATGCTCCAGAAGGCGGACACGATCGGCCTCTTCCAGGTGGAGAGCCGCGCGCAGATGGCCTCGCTGCCCCGCCACATGCCGATGGTCTTCTACGACATCGTCGTGCAGGTCGCGATCATCCGGCCCGGGCCGATCGTGGGCGGCATGGTCCACCCGTTCTTCGACCGGCGGCAGGGCAAGGCGCCGGTCGAGTACCCGCACCCGTGCCTCGAGCCGATCCTCAAGCGCACGCTCGGGGTGCCGCTTTTCCAGGAGCAGCTCCTCAAGATCGCGATGGTGGCCGCGGGCTTCACGGGCGGCGAGGCCGAGGAGCTGCGCCGCGCGATGGGGTTCAAGCGCTCGGAGGAGCGCATGGGCGCGATCGAGGACCGCCTGAGGTCCGGGATGGACCGGAACGGCATCACGGGGCCCGCGCAGGACCAGATCGTCAAGTCCATCACGTCCTTCGCGCTCTACGGCTTCCCCGAGTCGCACGCGGCCAGCTTCGCGCTCATCGCGTACGCGAGCGCGTGGCTGAAGGCCCACCACCCCGCCGCGTTCACGGCGTGCCTCCTGAACGCGTGGCCGATGGGCTTCTACCACCCGGCCACGATCGTGAAGGACATCCAGCGGAAGGGCGTCACGGTCCTGCCCATCGACGTGAACTTCTCGGGATGGGAATGCGATTTGGAAAAAGAAAGAGAAGAGGAAGATTTCTTAGAAGGTAAAGAGGGGCTGCTCGCAATCCGGCTGGGCATGCGGTTCATCAAAGGGCTGAAACAGATCACGGGGGAATCCATCAGAAGGGAGCGCGCGAATGCACCGTTCCGCGACGTCGCCGACTTTCAGCGCCGCTGCCGTCTTCGCCCCGACGAGACGACTTTGATCGCCTACTCGGGCGCTCTCTCGTCCCTCGGCATCTCCCGCCGCACGGCGCTCTGGCAGGTGGCGGAGGTCTCCCGCCCGCTCGGGACCCTCTACGAAGCTCTTCCTCTTTCTTCTTCTTCGCGGAATTCCCCTCTCCCCGAGATGTCCGCCGTGGAGGAGACGACGGCCGACTACCGCGCGACCGACATGACCGCCGGCCCGCACCTCATCGAGCACTTGAGGCCTCTTCTGTCTTCCCGCTCCATCCTGTCGGCGGCCGAGCTGCGCAACGCGCGCGCGGGCGACCGCGTGAAGGCCGCGGGCGCCGTCATCGTCCGGCAGCGGCCGGGGACGGCGAAGGGCTTCGTGTTCCTGTCGCTCGAGGACGAGAGCGGGATCGTGCAGGCGATCGTCCGCCCCGATCTCTTCAAGGAGAACCGCGCCCTCATCGTCGGCTCGGCCGGCCTCGTCGTGGAAGGGCCGCTCCAGAAGGAGGGCGGGAACGTGTCGATTCGGGCCGAGCGCTTCTGGCCGCTGCCGGCGCTGCCCGACGTCCCGAGCCACGACTTCCGCTAG
- a CDS encoding M28 family peptidase has protein sequence MNRRGAAPAALALAALAGFALLAAACGRSPYAARSRRVERLVNGARIGARVEALAAVPHRAGTPAQAFVVGTVADALRADGLEVAVTPFEVDLPEPGEASLALDGAPAFELAERALPGDPYSADGARETPFFAWAPPGEAHGRVVYANHGDRGDYALLAKAGVSVKGAIVLARAGGICRSMKSLLAEEAGAAALLLYPERRDLGVVKPDFPDGPYLNPWAVPRGSMLRYFACPGDPAREKAKDVPGLLPRIPALPVSETVAREILGHVEGPPAPEDWTGWLTVPYRIGATRELVHLSVRGAQRRAILRNVFGTLPGRRRDAAAIVVSAHTDAWVHGAIDPVSGAATVLETADVLARLAKDGWRPERDVVFAFWDGEEYGMLGSTHWVEERLADLPSKVAAFLYVDSSARAWDFMADVSPGLAGSLDDVLAAVPDPATGRPLLSVRGTLQLPGFSGDTAPFVGMGGVAGAQVGYGRRTYAMYHTGYDDPLLARRHLDPGWGLSSSLARVLSVWASTLADAPVPAWNFSEVSDFLRKEIEGLPAAGSEPFPRRRDILAAVVSFREAAVAWDAVGGAFRGAHSAEIEPLVTGAMAAFRDLPGARDFARSSLLLGPSAETGCGTETLPGLRRALHGDGSPAFETERLLTALAASEAKLREAVRVARGGR, from the coding sequence TTGAACCGGCGTGGCGCCGCGCCCGCGGCGCTCGCCCTCGCGGCGTTGGCCGGCTTCGCTCTCCTCGCCGCTGCGTGCGGACGGTCCCCGTACGCGGCTCGGTCGAGGCGCGTCGAGCGCCTCGTGAACGGCGCGCGCATCGGCGCGCGGGTCGAGGCGCTCGCGGCCGTTCCGCACCGCGCCGGCACCCCGGCGCAGGCGTTCGTCGTCGGGACGGTGGCCGACGCGCTGCGCGCGGACGGTCTGGAGGTCGCCGTGACGCCCTTCGAGGTCGACCTGCCCGAGCCGGGAGAGGCGTCGCTCGCGCTCGACGGCGCGCCCGCGTTCGAGCTGGCCGAACGCGCGCTTCCCGGCGATCCGTACTCGGCGGACGGCGCGCGCGAGACGCCGTTTTTCGCGTGGGCACCGCCCGGCGAGGCGCACGGGCGGGTCGTCTACGCGAACCACGGCGACCGCGGCGACTACGCGCTTCTCGCGAAGGCCGGCGTCTCCGTGAAAGGCGCGATCGTGCTCGCGCGCGCCGGGGGAATCTGCCGCTCGATGAAGTCGCTCCTCGCCGAGGAGGCGGGCGCGGCGGCGCTCCTTCTCTACCCGGAGCGGCGAGACCTCGGCGTCGTCAAGCCGGACTTTCCGGACGGCCCGTACCTGAACCCGTGGGCGGTGCCGCGCGGCTCGATGCTGCGGTACTTCGCGTGCCCGGGAGATCCGGCGCGGGAGAAGGCGAAGGACGTCCCCGGCCTCCTGCCGCGCATCCCCGCGCTCCCGGTGTCCGAGACAGTCGCGCGGGAGATCCTCGGGCACGTCGAGGGTCCGCCCGCTCCCGAGGACTGGACGGGCTGGTTGACGGTGCCGTATCGCATCGGGGCGACTCGCGAGCTCGTCCATCTCTCGGTCCGCGGCGCGCAGCGCCGCGCCATTCTCAGAAACGTATTCGGAACTCTTCCCGGTCGCCGCCGCGACGCGGCGGCCATTGTCGTCTCAGCCCACACGGACGCGTGGGTCCACGGCGCGATCGACCCGGTGTCGGGCGCGGCGACCGTTCTCGAAACGGCGGACGTCCTCGCGCGTCTCGCAAAGGACGGCTGGCGGCCCGAGCGCGACGTCGTCTTCGCGTTCTGGGACGGCGAGGAGTACGGGATGCTCGGCTCGACGCACTGGGTGGAGGAGCGGCTCGCCGACCTGCCCTCGAAGGTGGCCGCGTTCCTCTACGTCGACTCTTCCGCCCGCGCGTGGGACTTCATGGCCGACGTCTCGCCCGGACTCGCGGGCTCGCTCGACGACGTCCTCGCCGCCGTGCCCGACCCCGCGACGGGACGTCCGCTTCTCTCCGTGCGCGGGACGCTTCAGCTACCCGGTTTCAGCGGCGACACGGCGCCCTTCGTCGGAATGGGCGGCGTCGCGGGCGCGCAGGTGGGCTACGGGCGGCGCACGTACGCGATGTACCACACGGGCTACGACGACCCGCTCCTCGCGCGGCGGCACCTCGACCCGGGCTGGGGCCTGTCGTCCTCTCTCGCGCGGGTTCTCTCCGTTTGGGCCTCGACGCTCGCCGATGCGCCCGTGCCCGCGTGGAATTTCTCGGAGGTTTCGGATTTTCTCAGAAAGGAGATCGAGGGCCTGCCGGCTGCAGGGTCCGAGCCGTTTCCGCGAAGGCGCGACATTCTCGCGGCGGTGGTGAGCTTTCGCGAGGCTGCGGTGGCCTGGGACGCCGTCGGCGGCGCGTTCCGCGGCGCGCACTCTGCGGAGATCGAGCCGCTCGTGACGGGAGCGATGGCCGCGTTCCGCGATCTTCCCGGTGCGCGCGACTTCGCGCGGTCGAGCTTGCTCCTCGGGCCGTCGGCCGAGACGGGCTGCGGCACCGAGACGCTGCCCGGCCTCAGGCGCGCGCTGCACGGTGACGGCTCGCCCGCGTTCGAGACGGAGCGCCTCCTCACCGCGCTCGCGGCATCCGAAGCGAAGCTGCGCGAGGCGGTGCGCGTCGCGCGGGGCGGCCGCTAG
- a CDS encoding M28 family peptidase yields MFPIMGSRRAAAVAALLAVAAAAGGFLWWRANRTFLDRWGGDASRLVSAARIGTQIEVLSAKPHRAGTPANGEVGSEVERRLASAGLKPWSDVHDADLWEPVTLRLALAGPGGREIDLHEREVPGDPATRAAKDELPFLAYSPDADLEAPLVYANFGAAEDYEALRKAGVDPRGKVAIVHVQGVCRGEKVAAAERAGVAALLVYLEPKDQGVLKPAYPEGAGPHPAAASRGSLLKYFRRPGDPRRAKERGVDVLPKIPALAISAEAAEALLKEMTGPEPPKDWKGTLAAPYALGPGKARVRVTVRGRTVRAKLRNVLASIPGADPKAPPVLVMGHYDAWVNGAVDPGSGAAVVLETAEVLARLAEKGWRPARGVLFALWDGEEWGMIGSTAWVEAHLGSSGLPVAAAINIDSAARANDLFASLTPGLRGVFDEVLPRVADPLSPGKTLADSAGQPALPGFSSDVAPFLGFTSVPAAELGFGRWYGAYHTLYDTPAYASKIADPGSVRAAALARAVALFAGALATPRVFPFRFGEVSAFTQRELREIQARYPGAMGWLPAALNPLDTHLSAFESAAATWDVYARSRSGQARDRARADGLAGLAIASLGTRGVFGRGCVLWGPSETTGCAATALPGLEDAVRRGDRAAVAREIGRLGAAFSRARDFLVAGDWLGRGNKSSRASRSDGSGRS; encoded by the coding sequence GTGTTTCCCATCATGGGCTCGCGCCGGGCGGCTGCAGTTGCGGCCCTGCTGGCGGTCGCCGCGGCCGCGGGCGGCTTTCTCTGGTGGCGCGCGAACCGGACGTTCCTCGACCGCTGGGGTGGTGACGCCTCGCGCCTCGTGTCTGCAGCGCGCATCGGGACTCAGATCGAGGTGCTCTCCGCGAAGCCGCACCGCGCGGGCACGCCGGCGAACGGCGAGGTGGGCTCCGAGGTCGAGCGCCGCCTCGCCTCGGCCGGGCTCAAGCCGTGGAGCGACGTTCACGACGCCGACCTGTGGGAGCCCGTTACGCTGCGGCTCGCGCTCGCGGGCCCCGGAGGGCGCGAGATCGACCTCCACGAGCGCGAGGTGCCGGGCGACCCCGCGACGCGCGCGGCGAAGGACGAGTTGCCGTTCCTCGCCTACTCGCCCGACGCCGACCTCGAGGCCCCGCTCGTTTACGCGAACTTCGGCGCGGCCGAGGACTACGAGGCGCTCCGCAAGGCGGGCGTCGACCCTCGCGGCAAGGTCGCGATCGTCCACGTTCAGGGCGTCTGCCGCGGCGAGAAGGTCGCGGCCGCTGAGCGCGCCGGCGTCGCCGCGCTCCTCGTGTACCTCGAGCCGAAGGACCAGGGGGTCCTGAAGCCGGCGTACCCGGAAGGCGCCGGGCCGCACCCGGCCGCCGCGTCGCGCGGCTCGCTCCTGAAGTACTTCCGGCGCCCCGGCGACCCGCGGCGGGCGAAGGAGCGGGGCGTCGACGTCCTCCCAAAGATCCCGGCGCTCGCGATCTCCGCCGAGGCGGCCGAGGCGCTCCTCAAGGAGATGACGGGGCCCGAGCCGCCGAAGGACTGGAAGGGAACGCTCGCCGCGCCGTACGCGCTCGGGCCCGGCAAGGCGCGCGTCAGGGTCACCGTGCGCGGCCGGACCGTCCGCGCGAAGCTGCGCAACGTCCTCGCGTCCATTCCCGGCGCCGATCCGAAGGCGCCGCCGGTTCTCGTGATGGGGCACTACGACGCGTGGGTGAACGGCGCCGTCGACCCGGGCTCCGGCGCGGCCGTCGTCCTCGAGACGGCAGAAGTGCTCGCGCGCCTCGCGGAGAAGGGCTGGCGGCCGGCGCGCGGCGTCCTCTTCGCGCTCTGGGACGGCGAGGAGTGGGGAATGATCGGCTCGACCGCCTGGGTCGAGGCGCACCTCGGATCGTCTGGGCTGCCCGTCGCCGCGGCGATCAACATCGACTCGGCCGCGCGCGCGAACGACCTCTTCGCGAGCCTCACGCCCGGGCTGAGAGGCGTCTTCGACGAGGTCCTTCCGCGCGTCGCCGACCCGCTCTCGCCCGGCAAGACGCTCGCCGACTCGGCGGGGCAGCCCGCGCTCCCCGGCTTCTCGAGCGACGTGGCGCCGTTCCTCGGCTTCACGTCCGTCCCGGCCGCCGAGCTCGGGTTCGGCCGCTGGTACGGCGCGTACCACACGCTCTACGACACGCCGGCGTACGCCTCGAAGATCGCGGACCCGGGCTCCGTGCGCGCCGCGGCCCTCGCAAGGGCCGTCGCGCTCTTCGCCGGCGCTCTCGCAACGCCGCGCGTCTTCCCGTTCCGGTTCGGCGAGGTGTCGGCGTTCACGCAGCGCGAGCTGCGCGAGATCCAGGCCCGCTACCCCGGCGCGATGGGCTGGCTGCCCGCGGCCCTCAATCCTCTCGACACGCACCTCTCCGCCTTCGAGTCGGCCGCGGCCACGTGGGACGTGTACGCGCGGTCCCGCTCCGGCCAGGCGCGGGACCGCGCGCGGGCCGACGGCCTGGCGGGCCTCGCGATCGCGTCGCTCGGGACGCGCGGCGTCTTCGGGCGCGGCTGCGTCCTCTGGGGGCCGTCCGAGACGACGGGCTGTGCCGCGACGGCCCTGCCGGGCCTCGAGGACGCCGTCCGGCGGGGCGACCGCGCCGCGGTCGCGCGCGAGATCGGCCGGCTCGGCGCCGCATTCTCCCGCGCGAGGGACTTTCTCGTCGCGGGCGACTGGCTGGGACGCGGCAACAAGTCGTCGCGCGCTTCGCGTTCGGACGGCTCGGGACGCTCTTGA
- the fabF gene encoding beta-ketoacyl-ACP synthase II — MSEQPAPLLDARGRRRVAVTGVGLVSPIGLTRQENWASLKAGVSGIGPLTRFDATDYACRIAGEVRGFDPGAFLDKKEIKKFDTFIHYAVAASKDAMTDSGLVVNEENAERVGVCIGSGIGGLPLIEETHKTLLEKGPRRISPFFIPGLIVNMCAGLVSILNGAKGPNTATATACATSAHAIGDAVNIIRRGDADAMIAGGSESVVTPLAIGGFAAMRALSTRNDDPKTASRPWDKDRDGFVLGEGSGVLILEDLAHAKARGAAIYAEVAGYGMSGDAYHISAPSEDGDGPSRVMLNTLKDAGANPEEIQYINAHGTSTPHGDKIETTAVKKVFGDHAKRLAVSSTKSMTGHLLGAAGGYEAGVLALAMRYGVIPPTINYMTPDPECDLDYTPNTAREVRLRAALSNSFGFGGTNACLMMRSV, encoded by the coding sequence GTGTCGGAACAACCAGCTCCACTCCTCGACGCCCGCGGGCGGCGCCGCGTCGCCGTCACGGGCGTCGGCCTCGTGTCGCCCATCGGCCTCACGCGGCAGGAGAACTGGGCGAGCCTGAAGGCGGGCGTCTCGGGCATCGGCCCGCTGACCCGCTTCGACGCCACGGACTACGCCTGCCGGATCGCGGGCGAGGTGCGCGGCTTCGACCCCGGAGCGTTCCTCGACAAGAAGGAAATCAAGAAGTTCGACACGTTCATCCACTACGCGGTGGCGGCGTCGAAGGACGCGATGACGGACTCCGGCCTCGTCGTGAACGAGGAGAACGCCGAGCGCGTCGGCGTGTGCATCGGCTCTGGTATCGGCGGGCTGCCGCTCATCGAGGAGACGCACAAGACGCTCCTCGAGAAGGGGCCTCGCCGGATCAGCCCGTTCTTCATTCCAGGCCTCATCGTGAACATGTGTGCGGGGCTCGTCTCGATCCTGAACGGCGCCAAGGGCCCGAACACGGCCACGGCGACCGCCTGCGCGACGTCGGCCCACGCGATCGGCGACGCCGTGAACATCATCCGCCGCGGCGACGCGGACGCGATGATCGCGGGCGGCTCCGAGTCCGTCGTCACGCCGCTCGCGATCGGCGGCTTCGCCGCGATGCGCGCGCTCTCGACGCGCAACGACGACCCGAAGACGGCCTCGCGGCCGTGGGACAAGGACCGGGACGGCTTCGTCCTCGGCGAGGGCTCGGGCGTCCTGATCCTCGAGGACCTCGCGCACGCGAAGGCGCGCGGCGCCGCGATTTACGCCGAGGTCGCCGGTTACGGGATGTCCGGCGACGCGTACCACATCAGCGCCCCGTCCGAGGACGGCGACGGCCCCTCGCGCGTCATGCTCAACACGCTCAAGGACGCCGGCGCCAATCCCGAGGAGATCCAGTACATCAACGCCCACGGCACGTCCACGCCTCACGGCGACAAGATCGAGACGACGGCCGTCAAGAAGGTCTTCGGCGACCACGCGAAGAGGCTCGCCGTCTCCTCGACGAAATCCATGACGGGGCACCTCCTCGGCGCGGCCGGCGGATACGAGGCCGGAGTTCTCGCGCTCGCGATGCGCTACGGCGTCATCCCTCCCACGATCAACTACATGACGCCGGACCCCGAGTGCGACCTCGACTACACGCCGAACACGGCGCGCGAGGTGCGCCTCCGCGCGGCGCTGTCGAACTCGTTCGGGTTCGGCGGCACGAATGCCTGCCTGATGATGCGTTCCGTCTGA
- the acpP gene encoding acyl carrier protein has product MSTSVEEKVKGIIVEQLGVQAEEVKADASFVDDLGADSLDTVELVMAFEEAFGIEIPDEDAEKIQKVKDAVSYIESHAKPA; this is encoded by the coding sequence ATGTCGACTTCGGTGGAAGAAAAGGTCAAGGGCATCATCGTCGAGCAGCTCGGCGTGCAGGCCGAGGAAGTGAAGGCCGACGCGTCGTTCGTGGACGATCTCGGCGCGGATTCGCTCGACACGGTCGAGCTCGTCATGGCCTTCGAGGAAGCGTTCGGCATCGAGATCCCGGACGAGGACGCCGAGAAGATCCAGAAGGTCAAGGACGCGGTTTCCTACATCGAGTCCCACGCCAAGCCGGCCTGA
- the fabG gene encoding 3-oxoacyl-[acyl-carrier-protein] reductase, with protein MAVSFSLTGKIALVTGGSQGIGESIAKALAAAGAHVVVAARSEDKAAAVAQAIAAAGGSAEALRLDVADPASVTAGFKAVVDKHGKLDVLVNNAGITDDGLILRMSKESWDKVIATDLTGVFLCAQEAAKTMLKKRVAGRIVNITSVVGLMGNPGQTNYAAAKAGVVGFTKALAREIGSRGITVNAVAPGYIETSMTDVLNEEQKKALVGEIVLGRLGTGDDVAGAVVYLASDAAAYVTGTTLNVSGGLHIG; from the coding sequence ATGGCCGTCTCGTTCTCCCTCACCGGCAAGATCGCGCTCGTCACCGGGGGCTCCCAGGGCATCGGGGAGTCCATCGCGAAGGCGCTCGCCGCCGCCGGCGCGCACGTCGTCGTGGCCGCCCGCAGCGAGGACAAGGCCGCCGCGGTCGCCCAGGCGATCGCCGCCGCGGGCGGCTCGGCCGAGGCGCTCCGGCTGGACGTCGCCGACCCGGCCTCCGTGACGGCCGGGTTCAAGGCCGTCGTCGACAAGCACGGAAAGCTCGACGTTCTCGTCAACAACGCGGGGATCACGGACGACGGACTCATCCTGCGCATGTCGAAGGAGTCGTGGGACAAGGTCATCGCGACCGACCTGACCGGCGTCTTCCTGTGCGCGCAGGAGGCCGCGAAGACCATGCTCAAGAAGCGCGTCGCCGGCCGCATCGTGAACATCACGTCCGTCGTGGGCCTCATGGGGAATCCCGGCCAGACGAATTACGCGGCCGCCAAGGCCGGCGTCGTGGGGTTCACGAAGGCTCTGGCGCGGGAGATCGGCTCGCGCGGGATCACGGTGAACGCGGTGGCCCCGGGCTACATCGAGACGTCCATGACGGACGTCCTGAACGAGGAGCAGAAGAAGGCCCTCGTGGGCGAAATCGTTCTCGGGCGCCTCGGGACCGGAGACGACGTGGCCGGCGCCGTGGTCTACCTGGCGTCCGACGCGGCCGCTTACGTGACCGGGACCACACTCAATGTGAGCGGCGGGCTTCATATCGGGTAA
- the fabD gene encoding ACP S-malonyltransferase produces MSGVALLFPGQGSQFAGMGKDLAERFPEAREVYARADAALAPLGLVVSKVSFEGTDEELKQTAVTQPAILTHAVAVLAVLKAKGVVPAVAAGHSLGEYAALVAAGALTLEDAVVLVRRRGTFMQEAVPSGRGAMSAVIGLAPELVVEACAEAAAASGEVVSAANFNSPEQTVIAGSAAGVAKAGEILKAKGAKRVLPLPVSAPFHCALMRPAEQALSPFLDAAAFAPLAIPVVNNADADVETDPDAAREALRRQVCSPVRWVESVQRLSGMAASAIEVGPGTVLSGLARRIAKDWPVKTTSTAAALDTFS; encoded by the coding sequence GTGAGCGGCGTCGCCCTTCTCTTTCCCGGGCAGGGGTCCCAGTTCGCGGGAATGGGGAAGGACCTCGCCGAGCGGTTCCCCGAGGCGCGGGAGGTCTACGCCCGCGCGGACGCGGCGCTCGCGCCGCTCGGCCTCGTCGTCTCGAAGGTCTCGTTCGAGGGGACGGACGAGGAGCTCAAGCAGACCGCCGTCACGCAGCCCGCGATCCTCACGCATGCCGTCGCCGTCCTCGCGGTCCTGAAGGCGAAGGGCGTCGTCCCCGCGGTCGCGGCCGGTCACTCGCTCGGCGAGTACGCGGCCCTCGTCGCCGCGGGCGCGCTCACGCTCGAGGACGCAGTCGTCCTCGTGCGGCGCCGCGGCACGTTCATGCAGGAAGCCGTCCCGTCCGGCCGCGGCGCGATGTCGGCCGTCATCGGCCTCGCCCCCGAGCTCGTCGTGGAGGCCTGCGCCGAGGCCGCCGCGGCCTCGGGCGAGGTCGTGTCCGCCGCGAACTTCAACTCGCCCGAGCAGACCGTCATCGCGGGCTCGGCCGCGGGTGTCGCGAAGGCGGGGGAGATCCTGAAGGCGAAGGGCGCAAAGCGAGTCCTCCCGCTCCCGGTCTCGGCGCCGTTTCACTGCGCGCTCATGAGGCCGGCCGAGCAGGCGCTCTCGCCGTTCCTCGACGCGGCGGCCTTCGCCCCGCTCGCGATTCCCGTCGTGAACAACGCCGACGCGGACGTCGAGACGGATCCCGATGCCGCACGGGAAGCCCTTCGCAGACAGGTCTGTTCGCCCGTGCGCTGGGTCGAGTCCGTCCAGCGCCTCTCCGGGATGGCAGCCTCCGCGATCGAGGTCGGCCCCGGCACCGTGCTCTCGGGCCTCGCGAGGCGCATCGCGAAGGACTGGCCCGTGAAGACGACGTCCACCGCCGCCGCTCTCGACACCTTCTCCTGA